GAAACAAAATACATCATGTAATGATGAAGCTGGTGTTCAAACTGAATCACTATACTTCTATCAAAGTGAAGGCTTTGGTAGCTTAGATGTCCATTTTAATTCAAGTTCAAGTCTAGATGACGATAGTTTAGATGACATTCAAATGGAAGATATGAGTGCAGCTAGTACATCAGCATCAGATGAAAATGTTGAATGTAAATATCAGTtattaatcgataaaaattatgaaaagaaaatacaatCGATATGTTATCAAC
This genomic interval from Chrysoperla carnea chromosome 1, inChrCarn1.1, whole genome shotgun sequence contains the following:
- the LOC123305848 gene encoding uncharacterized protein LOC123305848 isoform X2, with translation MDEGECQQNSDDVNVSQKQNTSCNDEAGVQTESLYFYQSEGFGSLDVHFNSSSSLDDDSLDDIQMEDMSAASTSASDENVE